Within Phycisphaerales bacterium, the genomic segment CGCGTGGCGGTTCCGACACTTATCTCCACCTGCACCCAAGTGAGAGTGCTGACCTGATCCTGGTGGCCCCCGCCACTGCCAACGTGCTCGGGAAGCTGGCGAACGGGATTGCAGATGATTTGGTCAGCACGCTGCTCCTGGGAGCCGCTTGCCCGATCCTACTCGCTCCGGCGATGAATCCACGCATGTGGGCTCACCCTGCGGTGCAGCGCAACGTTGCACGGCTGCACGCTGACGGTTGCCGGATCGTCGGGCCGGACACCGGCTGGCTGGCCTGTGGTGATGTCGGCGCCGGGCGGATGTCCGAGCCGGAGGTCTTACTGGCAGCGGTCACCACTGAATTGCGCCAACGCCCCCCCCGTTCTGCGGGCGCCTGATGCCACCGCTACCCGGCTAGGTGAACTCCGTTGTGCGGATGCCGGCGAGTTTCGTCAGATCCCGCACCACACCCTGCATTGTCTTGGCCTGAGCAGTGAGTTGCTCCGCCGCCGAGGCGGCCCTCTTCCGCAACGGCTGCACTGGCCTGGGTGGCGCTGTCCAACTGCGAAATCGAGTTGTTGATCTCGTTGACGCCCTGAGACTGTTGTGCGCTGGTCGTGGCGATCCCGTTCAACATCTCGGCCACTTCCGTGACCGATTTGCCGATGCCGGTGAGCGTCTGCCCCACGGTGCCCGCCACGCCGGTACCTTGGCGGGCGCGCTCGACAGCCGCTTCGATCAACGTGGTGGTCTCTCCCGCAGCGTCACGAGCGCGACCCGCAAGATTCCGCACTTGCTCAGCCACCACCGCGAAGCCCTTCCCGTGATCTCCGGCGCGGGCTGCTTCGACGGCCGCATTCAGCGCCAGCAGGTTGGTCTGGAAAGCGATATCCTCGATCACCTTGATGATCCGGCGGATGCCCTCGGCCGAGGTGTTGATCGCCGACATGGTTTCGTTCAGTTCCCGGGTCGTACCATCTCCGGCCGCCGCGGCACGCTGCGCGTCGTGTGCCCGTTCGTTTGCCTGGGCAGCACCATGAGCGTTCGCATCGGCGGCCTGGGTAATCTGCCTCAATGCACTGGCGGCGTGCTCCAACGCGCCGGACTGCTCGGCCGTGCTTTGCGCCAACTGCTGGGAGGCGGAAGCGACCTGCGAGGCGGCGCTGTCCACCTCGGCAGTTCCGTCTGCGAGTGAAGCCACAATCCGCTTGACGGGCAGCGTGATGGACCTTGTCAGGAGCAGTGCGCTGATCGTGGCGAAGACCGCCGCCGCAAACCCCGCCCCTACGCAGGCCCAGATTACGCCGGAGCGGGCCTGGGCACCGCTGGCAGTAACTGCGGTGACGGTCTCCGCGGCCTGAGCTTCGACCTGTCTGGCGGCGGAGAGGAACTCGTCTTCATAGGAGCCCACGCCGATGACCCAGTCCCAGGGGGCGAAATAGGAGAGCACGGCGATCTTGGTGCGTGGCTGGGGGTCATTGGGGTTTTGCCATGCGTAGCGCACTGCCGTCGTCTCGGAGCCGCGCAGTTTCAGGGCGGCATCGCACATCTCGGCGATGACGAGTCGACCATCCGCATCCTTTACGTTGACGATGTTCTCACCGTCGCGTGTGCCATTTTGTGAGATGACATAATGGCCGCGAGTTGAGCCCGCCGCGTTCAATACGAATACGTATCCGGTGTCACCAACCTTGAGGGATTGAATGGCCCGGCGCAGCTCGACGGAGCTTTCCTGCGGCACACCGTTGTACAACATGCCCACGATTTCCCCCGCCGCGTTTCGTAACGGAGCGTAGGAGGTGATGTACCACCGGTCGACGACGAAGGCCCGGCCGACAAACGTTTCCCCTGCAAGTACTGCCCGAATCACGGCATTCGGGTTGCCGCTGGGCTCGACGGCGGGAATATACGTGCCGACGGCACGCTGGCCGTCACGGGTGCGGACGTTGGTGGCGACCCGCAGCATGTCGCCCGCGGCATTCATGCGCTGGAAGATGGTGCTGGTACTACCGACCAGTTTCTGATGGGCATCGACGAACAGGCCGTCTTCAGCACTTTCCGGCGTCAGGACGAGATCGCCCCAGCTCAGGGCCGGCAATTCGACAGCCCGGGCATTTTCATTGAACTGATTGGTGGCGTTCCACGTGTAAGTCTGCGTGGTCAGGGCGACGGTACCATGGTGCTGGACCAGATCGGTGAAGACCTGCAGATTGGAGCGCACCACGCTATCAAGCAACTCCTGCTGAGCTACGCACATGGCACGGATGATGACGGCCTGGTGTTCAAGGTCGGTCTGTGCAGCGGATACGAGCGCGTCGCGGGAGATGTTGCTGTTCTCTGCGAGTGCAGTCTCCACCTGGGCGATCGTGCGCGTAAAGCCGGCCGTCACCTGCCAGGCGGCAATGCCGGTTCCGAGCGTCAAGGGTCCAACTCCTTGTCATGTAAGTCTTGGCTGGGGGGGGGCGCTGCGGCTGTATCACCGCCGTGTCCGCCGCTCTTAACTGAGGGCCAACCGTTTCGGGGGATATCGACCATGGTGGCGTTGTGGTGCAGTAGGGCATGCGGTCGCACACGCTCCCGGAGGATAATCCGCGAGGAATCTGCGGAATTGCCCCTCCATCAGTTGGTCAACAGCAGTCGGGGAGCAACGGCTTGCCGTGCGTGTGGGTATGGCAAAGGAAATTACAGCCGCGTACTACACGTAGTAGTCCTCAGGCGGTCGGGGCCCCGTATAATGCCGCCATAAGCGGGAGAGTTCATGCGGAGTCGATCAATGAACGGTTGGCTTGGGTGTTGCAGCGGGCGGTGACGTTGCTGATTGGGGCGCATCAACGAGCGATGGCGCCTCGGAGCGGATGGAGGGTGTAGCGATGAGCACCTGCACCGGAGAAAGTGTGGCTACGACAGCCGCGAGTTCGTTCGTTCACTTGCACGTCCACAGCGAGTACTCACTGCTGGATGGGGCCTGCCGGGTGAGCGAATTGGTGAAGCGGTGCAAGGCACTGGGCATGCCGGCCATCGCGTTGACCGACCACGGCAACCTTTTCGGCGCCATCGACTTCTATACAGCCGCGGTAGCTGCCGGGGTGAAGCCGATCATCGGCTGCGAGGTGTACATGGCGGTCGGCGACCGCCGCGATCGTGAGCTGAAGGTTCACGGCGAGTCGAGCCATCACCTGCTGCTGCTGGCGCAGAATTTGACGGGCTACCGCAACCTGCTAAAGCTCGCGAGTGCGGGCTATCTCGAGGGGTTCTACCGCAAGCCGCGCATCGACAAGGAGATCCTGCGAGCCCACGCCGAAGGGTTGATCTGCACGAGCACGTGCCTGGGCGGCGAAATTCCCCAGGCCTTCTGCCGGGAGAACGCGGCCGAAGCGAAGGCCATCGCTGAAGAGTACCTGCGGATCTTCGGGCCGGAGCGTTTTTTCATCGAATTGCAGGATCACGGGATAGCCGAGCAACGCGTCATCAACCCGGAGCTGGCGGGCCTGGCGCGCCGGATCGGTGTGCGCACCATTGCGACAAACGATGTGCACTACCTGACCCACGACGACGTGGAGGCGCACGACGTCCTGTGCTGCATCGCAACGCGCGCCCTGGTCAAGGACGAAAACCGCTTCAAGTTCGAGGGTGATCAGTTCTTCCTCAAATCGCCGGAGCAGATGGCCGCTGCCCTGCCAGACTTTCCGGAGGCGCTGGCGAACACGCGCGTGGTTGCCGACATGTGTGACGTGACCTTCGATTTCACGCAGCGGTTCGCCCCGCGCTATGAACCCCCGGCAGGCAAATCGGACGACGTGTACCTGCGCGAACTGGTCTACGCCGGCGCTGCGGAGAAGTACGCCGAAATCACCGCGGAACTGCGGGAGCGTATCGACTACGAACTGGACGTCATCAGTGGCAAGGGCTTCAGCAGCTACTTCCTGATCGTTTGGGATTTCGTCAACTACGCCCGCGAGAACAACATCCTCGCGCTGGCACGCGGCAGCGGCTGCAGCACGGTGGTGGGTTATTGCCTGGGGTTCAGTACGGCCGAGCCGCTGCACTACGGGCTATATTTCGAGCGCTTCATGGACCCGGAGCGCGACGAGATGCCCGACATCGACATCGACATCTGCATGCATCGGCGGCAGGACGTGATCGAGTACGTCCGGCAGAAGTACGGGCACGTGGCGCAGATCATCACGTTCGGACGGCTCAAGGCCCGGGCGGCGGTGCGCGACATCTGCCGTGTGCTGGACGTTCCGCTGAGCGAAGCGGACCGCGTGGCCAAGCTCGTGCCGGAAGAGCTGAAGATGACGATCGCGAAGGCCCTGGAGCGCGAACCGGAGCTGCAGCGCCTGTACCGCGAAGATCCGACCATCCGCAAAGTGCTCGACATCGGCCGGCGCCTGGAGGGACTGGCACGGCACGCGTCGGTGCACGCGGCCGGTGTGGTCATCGCGGATGTGCCGCTCGACACGCTCGTGCCGTTGCATAAGCAGAGCGAAGGCAAGGAAGTGACGACACAGTTCGAGGGGCCCACGGTCGAGAAAATCGGCCTGTTGAAGATGGATTTCCTGGGACTGCGCACCCTATCGCAGATTCAACTGGCCTGCGAGCTTGTGGAACGCAACCACGGTGTGCGCCTCGACCTCGACCAGCTCGACCTCACCGATCCGCGCGTCTACGAGATGCTTGCCCGGGGTGAGACCAAAGGCGTGTTTCAGTTCGAATCCGGCGGCATGCGTGATGTCCTGCAGAAAATGAAACCCAACCGGATCGAGGATCTGATCGCCGCGAACGCGCTCTTCCGGCCCGGCCCGATGGAGTACATCGACGAGTATGTGGCTCGCAAGCACGGTCGCAAGAATTGGAGCACACCGCACCCGATCATGACCGATGTCCTGGCCGAGACCTACGGCATCATGGTGTACCAGGAGCAGGTTTCACGGCTGGTCAACCGCTTGGGGGATGTGCCGCTGCGACGCGCGTTCCGGCTGGCCAAGGCGATCTCGAAGAAGAAACAGTCGATGATCGAAGCGGAGCACGAGCCGTTCCTCGCCGGCTGCGAAAAGAACGGTGTCTCGCGCAAGATCGGTGAGCAGATCTTCCAGGACATCCTCAAGTTCGGTGGTTACGCCTTCAACAAGGCCCACTCCACCGGGTATGCGCTGGTGGCCTTCAAGACGGCTTATCTGAAAACGTACTTCCCGGCCGAGTTCATGGCCGCGGTGATGACGTACGAAGCCGGGGATACCGACAAGATCGCCCAATACATCGAAGAGTGTCGGCGCATCCGCCACCCCGACGGCACCGTGGGCATCGCGATCAAGCCCCCGTGCGTGCAAAGCAGCGACGAGCAGTTCACGGTCGTGTATGACGAGCCGGTGGGTGGAAGCGCCCGGAGGGGAGCGATTCGCTTCGGACTGGCGGCCATCAGCGGCATCGGTGAGAAGGCCGTGCGCGCGATCCGAGCGGCGCGCGATGCGGGTGGACCGTTTCGCGACCTGTTCGATTTCTGCGAGCGGGTGGATCTGGTGGCCGTGAACCGGGGGGTAATCGAGGCGCTGATCAAGGCGGGGGCGTTTGATCAGACCGGCGCGATGCGCAAGGCGCTGATGAACGTGGTTGAGCAGGCGATCGAGCTGGGGCAGGCCGCCCAGCGCGACCGCCGCTCCGGGCAAATGTCGATTTTTGGCGAACTGGACACGGTGGTGACGCCTCCGGCCCCCCACGTCGGCCGCGAAGAGTGGAGTGACACCGAGATGCTTGCATACGAAAAGGCAACGCTCGGTTTTTTCATCACGCGGCATCCACTGGCGCAGTACGAAACCGTCGTGCGGCGCTTCAGCACACACGATACCAGTGATCTCATGCGGCTGTCGGATGGTCAGCAGGTTGTGCTCGGCGGTTTGGTCACCAAGATGCGCAGCGTTCCGATCAAGTACGGCCGCCAGGTCGGGCGCAAGCTCGTGCTGGTGACGCTGGAGGACTTTGCCGGCTCGGTCGAGGTGATCGTGTTCCCGGCTCAGCAGGAGCAGGCCGTTCCGTTGTTGAAGCCCGACGCGGTGGTGTTCGTCGATGGCGAAGTGGACCGGAAGCGCGAGGAACCCAGCGTGCGGGTGACGCGCATCGTGCCGCTGTCAGACGTAGTCAACCTGTATTGCCGCGAGCTGATCGTACGGATTCGCAGTGCCGGCGCCAGTGGCGAAACGATGACCCGGCTGCGCGACCAGTGCCAGCGGTACCGCGGGGCCTGCCCGGTATACCTCGAACTTGCCACGCCCGAGGGCTACCTCGTCACGGTGCAGTCACAGCAGTCCGGTCGTGTCCAGGCCACCATGGACTTCGCATCGGCGGTAGGGCAGTTGCCGGGGGTCGAAGGCGTGTACTGGGTCGGTCCGCGCGGCCTGGCGCGGTGCGGGTGAGCTGTACCGCGCAGGTTCACTGCTTTTCGGCCAGCACGCGCTCATCACCACGGCGGCGCGTAACGCCGGCGGCATCCAGCCGCTCCACGAGTGGCACGACGTACTTTCGCGACGAACCCAGCAGTGTACGAATCTCCGCGACGGTCAGCGCACCCCTGGAATGCAGAGCGGCCGAAACCTGTGCGACAACCCGCTGCCACGCTTCGACATGCAGCCAGAGTCCGTCGGCCAGGCGCACGAGTTGTCCCCGGGCTTCGGCCAGGCGGAGCAACTCGCGGAGGCGTCGCTCGTTCTTCGGGGTACGGGCGACCAGGTGGCCCCAGTCGGGCGGTTGTGCGCCCCCGGCCGCGATTTCGTGCAGGGCCTGCTCCAGCAAGGCGGCATCCGCGGCTGGCAACGCCTCGCGCTGTCGTATTGGAACGATAAACTCCCCCGCGCGCACGACGAAACCACGGCGCAGCAACTCCTCTGCGAGCGCGGGTCGATACCGTGCGGGGCAGGCGCGCGGCATCCACATCGGCCACTGGTTGCACAGGATGCCGGGTGAACGGGGATTGGCCTGGTTGTACTGTGCGAGGCGCGCCGCAAGCTCCTCCCCCGTCTGCCGGATGAGTTGGGTGTGGATGAGCAGTGGTACTTCACCGCCGGGGAGGGCCTGCAACGTGCCGACCGCCAACAACGCCGCCGCGACGGCGCTCGCCGCATTGCCGTCCGGCAGGCCGGCCGCCGTGGCGAGCAGTGTGGCCGGTGGAGTACGCCAGCCGAAGGCCTGCACGGCCGCTACGAGGCGAGCGGCGGGTGTGCCGGTACGAAGCGTCTCCAGCAACGTCGGTTCGGTAGGGTGCCGTGAATTCCAGCGCTGCGCGTTCGGAAGCACGAAAACACCACCTCCGAGGGTGTACGTGGCGCTTTCGTCGCGGAGGATGAAGCGTTGCCCCCACGCGGCAACAATGGGCTCTGCGGGGCGCAGTTGGGCATAGCCGCGGTACCGCGTGTGCGGCTGAATCGGTGTCGCCAGGAGCAGTTCCGCCAGCACTTCGCCGGTACCGCAATGGGCGCGTACCCGGAACTGCCCGCGGGTGGCCTTGCCCAATGGCCGAAAGCGTGGCAACCAAACGTCGGCGCATACGGTCGGCACGAGTGCCCCGGGCGTCGCCAGTTCGCACCCGCGCGGGACATCCGCGACCGCGATTCCCGCTAGATTCACCCCCAGGCGCATGCGCCCGTGGGCCGCCGCGCGCGTGTCGCGATGGACCTGGAGGTCGCGGACACGCACGGTTTGGCCGGCCGGCCAGAGTTCGAGCAGGGTGTCACGGGTGAGTGCGCCATGACTTACGGAGCCGGTCGCAACGGTGCCGCGCCCCGCAATCGTGAAGGAGCGATCGATGGGCAGGCGGAACCACCGGTAGGGGGCTTCCGTCGTGCGCGGCCGAGCGGCAAGTGCGACGAGCAAATCGCGCAACTCGGCGATGCCACGGCCGTTCTCGGCCGAGGTCCAGACAGCGCCCGCGACCGTGAGCCCGATCTCGCTGAGCAGGTCGCGGACCTCCCCTTCAACTTGCGCGGCCCACTCGTCATCGACGAGGTCCAGCTTGGTCAGCACGAGCACGCAGCTATCGACGCCGAGCAGTGCCAGCACTTCAGCGTGCTCACGGGTCTGCGGCATCACGGAGTCATCGGCGGCCACCACCAGCAAAGCCACGTCGATGCCCGTGGCTCCCGCGACCATGGTGCGGATAAAACGTTCGTGGCCGGGGACATCGACGAAGGAAAGATCAACGTCAGCATGCGAAGTGTGTGCGAAGCCCAATTCGATCGTCATGCCGCGGGCTTTCTCCTCAGGCAGGCGATCGGGGTCGGTGCCTGTGAGAGCCCAGACGAGGCGACTCTTGCCGTGGTCAATGTGACCGGCGGTTCCGATGACGAGGGTGCGGGCAGGTCCCATGCCCGCATTGTAGGGCGGACATTGGTGGGCATGCCGATAGCGCCTGGGCAGAACCGTGGTCAGCGACCGTCATGGTGCGACGGGCAGGCGGACTGGCAGCGTGTGAACACCCTGCTTGACGACAGTTTGCTGAAGCATGCCGACGGAAGTGGTCGTTCCCGTATCAGCAGTCGCGTACCACTCGTAAGCCCGGCCCGGCTCCAGCCCCGTCCATATGACCGCACCTTCCTGTCCGGGACGCAGTACGATCTGGCCGAGCTCAGCGAACGGTGTTTCGTCGCCACCCATGTCGTAGGGCAGGGCAAAACGATGTTCCGAGACCACCAGCCAGGCGTCGCGCGTGGGTGAATAGGTTGTGACGAAAATGGTGTTCCGCGCCGGTGAGAAATGCAGCAGCCGCAGCCAGCCGTCGCCCCCGTTGGGACGACACTGGTAATCCGAGAGTACGGCGTGGACGATGCGACCGTCATGGTTCAGCGTGCGCCGGTTGGCTTCGCACATGTGCCCGCCCAGCATCAGGAACAGGTTCTCATGTTCGCGCAGACGCGTATACAGGGCACGGCCCTGCGGCGAGAAATCGCCGCCGAAGACGGGGGGATCGAGCAGGTGATGCGTGCAGACGATGGCCCGGCGGTCGGGGTGCGCGGCGAGCACGGCATCGGCCCAGTCCACCACGTCCAAATTCACGGTTGGGTCGTACTCCAGGAACAGCGCGATGAAATCGAGCCCGCCGCTGCTGAAGAGAATGAAGTGGTTATCGTTGTCGTCACCGAAGTGGCCGCCGTACCACGACTGAGTGGCGAAACGTTCGACGCCGAACCAGGTATTGAACGCGGCCGTCCCAGCGGGGTGGCCGTGGGGAGACTGATCGTGATTGCCGACGCACAACCCAAACGGCAGGTCGGGTACGCTCTCCAGCACGCGGACGGCTTCATCGGCAAACCCCATCTGCAACGGCGTCGGGCGATTCACGATGTCGCCGAGGTGCAGTACGGCGGCGATGTTCAGAGCATCACGCTGTGCCGCGATATAGCCGGCCTGTGTGCGGAAGATGTGCGTGAAATTCTGGGAGTAGTATTGCGTATCAGGTAGTGCCACGAGGTGAAAATCCGGGCCGGCAGCGGTAGCCGGTCGGCCAAAGAAGCGCACCTTCACAGGTCCGGTGGTGCGCTCCAGCGCGAGGCGCAGTTCCAAGGCGACTTCGGACTCACCGGTGAGGCGTGCGGACTTGGTGAGCTGCGGCAATAGCCCTTCACCGCCGCAGCCACCCAGCCAGGCACACACACCGACGATCCACACGGTGCTGAGACAACGCCGGAAGTTCCAATGCATACCCGCTCCTTGACGCCGGCGGACCGGATCCACCGAAGGCGCTTACGCCGTTATTTATGGGGCGAGAAATTCCTTTTCGATGTACCGCGCGGCCTGTTCGAAAGCGGCGGCGGCGGCGGTGAAGTCCACTTCCATCTGTTTCAGAGTCACACCAGCAAGAATACGTGAAGTGACGCTGGCCTGTTTGTGCAATGGAATCTGCGCGGATGGACTACGGGCAAGTTGCTCTTCGACCGCGGCGGTCAGCAGGAAATCGGCCAATTTTTCAGCATTGGACGGGTTCGGGCTATCCTTGAGCAGTGCCAGCGTATTCGGCAGGAGCAGGGTACCCATTTGGTCGGGGCCACTGTCGGGGAAAACGACGACAACCGGCCGCCCCGCTTCGATCTCGATGATCGCATCGTCGGTATCGGTCATGCAGAAAGCGACTGCACCGCGTCCGACGGCTTCGGCCGCGGTCTTGTTTCCGGCCAGTACCTGCACATCATTCGCCTTCAGACTCGCGAGATAGGCCTCGGCCTCTGTGGCGCCCAGCTTCACATACAGGCAGGCAATGTGCGAGGCGGTCATCCCGAAGAGCGGGCGGGCGATGGCCGCCTGCCCCTTCCAACGGGGATCGGCGAAGTCGTAGATGGACGTGGGGCGGGCATCCGCGGGCACAAGGTCTGTATTCACGAGGATGACGCGTGCGCGCGTGGCGAAGCCGTACCACTGCTGGTCCGGGTCGCGGAAGGCCGCGGGAAACTGGGCCGCCTCGGCGGGCTGAAAGGGCCTCAGCAACCCTTCATTCTTGAGCCGCAGCGTGTTCAGGATCTCGTTGTTCCAGAAGACGTCGCACCGCGTGCGGCCGGTCCGGCCCTCCTCGCGGATGCGGTTGGTAAGCCCGACGGTCTTGGTCGACTCGGCATCGTACACGGCCTCGACGCGGATGCCGGTTTGTTGCTCGAAAGCCCGCAGGATGGGCTCGGAGAACTGCCGGTCGAGCGCCGTGTACACGACGACGACTTCCTGTGGCGGACGTTCGCAGCCAACGGTGATGATCAGCATAAGGAAGCTTGAAAGCAGGGAGAATAATCGCATACGCAACCCCTCTCAGTACCGTTGGCCCTGCGACGGCCGGCCCGCGACCCGCTCGACGCTGCCCAGATACGATAGCAGCAGGGCGGCCGGGAGCAAGGCGCAGAGCCCCGCCAGAATCGCGAGCACGGCGAGGTCGCGATAGACGCCGTAGTGAATGTTGTTGGCGGCGTAGACGTACACCGTTTCCCACGCCGGCGGTGCCAGTAACACGGTCGCCGCATCACCGGCAAACGCGAGCACGAACACGACCACTCCGACGAGTAGCAAGTCGCGCCGCAGCAACGGTAGCAGGATGTGAGCATACAGGCCGGTGCGCATGCACCCATCCACTCGGGCAGCCCAGATCAATTCCTGCGGAATCCGGCGGATTGCCGGCAGTAGCAGCACGATGCCGACGGGCAATAGCCGGATCACAGCGGCAAGCACGAGGATCACTGGACTGTCGTGCAGGTCGCCGCGCCAGTCGGGGTGGTTGAACAGGTGGATGAGGCCGATGCCCAGTACCGGGGTCGGTGTCGCGAGCAGCACAACCACCAGCCCCACCAAGATGGCACCGGCCCAGCGGCGCCAGCGGATGGTGGCGGCATAGCCCACGGCGGCCACGGCCACGAACACCCCCGCGGCAGCCGCGACGCCCACCGATCGCAGCAACGGGGGGAGTAACGCCGCCGCGGCGTGGCGCACCGCGTTCGGGTCGTCAAAGTATTTCAGCAGCGCCGGCCCCAACACGGCAACGGGGGTGAGCAACAGCGCGAGACAGGCCAGCGCCAGCGGCCAGCGCCACGGTCCGAGCCGTAGGCGGTCGGGCGACTCGGCGAATCCCGCGAGGGCGTGGGTGCCCAACTCACGCAGCAGTGGACGCGCTACCAGCAGCAGCACGGCGAGGATGAGCACCATGGGAAGCGCAGTCAGCACCGCGCCGATGCGGCGCGCCTGGGCATACTGCGTGAAGACTTCTTCGGCGAACGTACGGATTTGCAGCGTATTGGCGAGCATGAACTCGGTGGCGGTGAGCAGCAGTACTAGCAGCCCCACCGCAAACACCCCGGGTCTGGCTTGCGGCAGGGTAATTCGCCAGAGCACCTGGGCGCGGCGGGCATCCAGGAGGGCCTGTTCTTCCACGGCGCGCTCCGCCGCGGCGAAGATTCCTCCGAGCAGCAGGGTTGCGAGAGGTGTGAACAGCAGGCCGTTGAGCAGCCCGCACGCCAGCAAGGAGCCGCGCCATTCGAAGATCGGGACGCGCGCAAAGAGGAAGACAAGCGTCACATAGGGCGGGATGCAGAAAGCCACGACGGAAGCCGCGATCAGCACACGTCGCAGCGGCAGGTCCGTGCGGAACGCGAGTAATCCCAGTGCGGTGCCGAGCGTGAGGGCGGTCGCCACCGCGAGGCCCCCGACCCGCAGCGTGTTCACCAGCAGGTGCTGCCACCGCCCCAGTGCGACCAGCTCGTGGGCATGGGGCACATGGCCGGTCACAAGAGCAACGACGGCCTCCGTGAAGACGTAGAACGGCACGCTTGCCACGAGCACAAAGAGCGCAACGTGAACGCATACCACGGTGGCGTCCGACCATGCGGTCCGGCGCCAGGCCTCGCGAATGAACTGTCGGCCCGCGGCCCGCTGCGGCTGCATCGCGATAGGAGAGTACCATCCGCGGCCATGCACCGGTACTCGGGGTGGGGTGCGAATTCCTGGGCAGGCCCGCGGGGCTGGCGAAGCACGCGGGGCGGAGCGCTGCAGTCAGCACTCCGCCCCGCGAAGGATCTGGCGGTCACAGGGGTGACCAACCGGCTACTGTCCCAGGGCCACTATGGGCACGTACTCACGCACGGTGCCGGTGGGGCCTTCAGAAGCGCGATGAAGGGCGAGATGTCGGCGAAGTTGACGACGCCGTCACCGTTCGCATCGCTGTTGAGG encodes:
- a CDS encoding phosphopantothenoylcysteine decarboxylase, whose product is MVGYELLLGVTGGIAAYKVAAFVSRAVQAGCGVTVAMTRNARRFVGADTFTALSNRPVLTSLWARGGSDTYLHLHPSESADLILVAPATANVLGKLANGIADDLVSTLLLGAACPILLAPAMNPRMWAHPAVQRNVARLHADGCRIVGPDTGWLACGDVGAGRMSEPEVLLAAVTTELRQRPPRSAGA
- a CDS encoding Cache 3/Cache 2 fusion domain-containing protein — encoded protein: MTLGTGIAAWQVTAGFTRTIAQVETALAENSNISRDALVSAAQTDLEHQAVIIRAMCVAQQELLDSVVRSNLQVFTDLVQHHGTVALTTQTYTWNATNQFNENARAVELPALSWGDLVLTPESAEDGLFVDAHQKLVGSTSTIFQRMNAAGDMLRVATNVRTRDGQRAVGTYIPAVEPSGNPNAVIRAVLAGETFVGRAFVVDRWYITSYAPLRNAAGEIVGMLYNGVPQESSVELRRAIQSLKVGDTGYVFVLNAAGSTRGHYVISQNGTRDGENIVNVKDADGRLVIAEMCDAALKLRGSETTAVRYAWQNPNDPQPRTKIAVLSYFAPWDWVIGVGSYEDEFLSAARQVEAQAAETVTAVTASGAQARSGVIWACVGAGFAAAVFATISALLLTRSITLPVKRIVASLADGTAEVDSAASQVASASQQLAQSTAEQSGALEHAASALRQITQAADANAHGAAQANERAHDAQRAAAAGDGTTRELNETMSAINTSAEGIRRIIKVIEDIAFQTNLLALNAAVEAARAGDHGKGFAVVAEQVRNLAGRARDAAGETTTLIEAAVERARQGTGVAGTVGQTLTGIGKSVTEVAEMLNGIATTSAQQSQGVNEINNSISQLDSATQASAAVAEEGRLGGGATHCSGQDNAGCGAGSDETRRHPHNGVHLAG
- a CDS encoding DNA polymerase III subunit alpha, giving the protein MSTCTGESVATTAASSFVHLHVHSEYSLLDGACRVSELVKRCKALGMPAIALTDHGNLFGAIDFYTAAVAAGVKPIIGCEVYMAVGDRRDRELKVHGESSHHLLLLAQNLTGYRNLLKLASAGYLEGFYRKPRIDKEILRAHAEGLICTSTCLGGEIPQAFCRENAAEAKAIAEEYLRIFGPERFFIELQDHGIAEQRVINPELAGLARRIGVRTIATNDVHYLTHDDVEAHDVLCCIATRALVKDENRFKFEGDQFFLKSPEQMAAALPDFPEALANTRVVADMCDVTFDFTQRFAPRYEPPAGKSDDVYLRELVYAGAAEKYAEITAELRERIDYELDVISGKGFSSYFLIVWDFVNYARENNILALARGSGCSTVVGYCLGFSTAEPLHYGLYFERFMDPERDEMPDIDIDICMHRRQDVIEYVRQKYGHVAQIITFGRLKARAAVRDICRVLDVPLSEADRVAKLVPEELKMTIAKALEREPELQRLYREDPTIRKVLDIGRRLEGLARHASVHAAGVVIADVPLDTLVPLHKQSEGKEVTTQFEGPTVEKIGLLKMDFLGLRTLSQIQLACELVERNHGVRLDLDQLDLTDPRVYEMLARGETKGVFQFESGGMRDVLQKMKPNRIEDLIAANALFRPGPMEYIDEYVARKHGRKNWSTPHPIMTDVLAETYGIMVYQEQVSRLVNRLGDVPLRRAFRLAKAISKKKQSMIEAEHEPFLAGCEKNGVSRKIGEQIFQDILKFGGYAFNKAHSTGYALVAFKTAYLKTYFPAEFMAAVMTYEAGDTDKIAQYIEECRRIRHPDGTVGIAIKPPCVQSSDEQFTVVYDEPVGGSARRGAIRFGLAAISGIGEKAVRAIRAARDAGGPFRDLFDFCERVDLVAVNRGVIEALIKAGAFDQTGAMRKALMNVVEQAIELGQAAQRDRRSGQMSIFGELDTVVTPPAPHVGREEWSDTEMLAYEKATLGFFITRHPLAQYETVVRRFSTHDTSDLMRLSDGQQVVLGGLVTKMRSVPIKYGRQVGRKLVLVTLEDFAGSVEVIVFPAQQEQAVPLLKPDAVVFVDGEVDRKREEPSVRVTRIVPLSDVVNLYCRELIVRIRSAGASGETMTRLRDQCQRYRGACPVYLELATPEGYLVTVQSQQSGRVQATMDFASAVGQLPGVEGVYWVGPRGLARCG
- the selB gene encoding selenocysteine-specific translation elongation factor, which codes for MGPARTLVIGTAGHIDHGKSRLVWALTGTDPDRLPEEKARGMTIELGFAHTSHADVDLSFVDVPGHERFIRTMVAGATGIDVALLVVAADDSVMPQTREHAEVLALLGVDSCVLVLTKLDLVDDEWAAQVEGEVRDLLSEIGLTVAGAVWTSAENGRGIAELRDLLVALAARPRTTEAPYRWFRLPIDRSFTIAGRGTVATGSVSHGALTRDTLLELWPAGQTVRVRDLQVHRDTRAAAHGRMRLGVNLAGIAVADVPRGCELATPGALVPTVCADVWLPRFRPLGKATRGQFRVRAHCGTGEVLAELLLATPIQPHTRYRGYAQLRPAEPIVAAWGQRFILRDESATYTLGGGVFVLPNAQRWNSRHPTEPTLLETLRTGTPAARLVAAVQAFGWRTPPATLLATAAGLPDGNAASAVAAALLAVGTLQALPGGEVPLLIHTQLIRQTGEELAARLAQYNQANPRSPGILCNQWPMWMPRACPARYRPALAEELLRRGFVVRAGEFIVPIRQREALPAADAALLEQALHEIAAGGAQPPDWGHLVARTPKNERRLRELLRLAEARGQLVRLADGLWLHVEAWQRVVAQVSAALHSRGALTVAEIRTLLGSSRKYVVPLVERLDAAGVTRRRGDERVLAEKQ
- a CDS encoding metallophosphoesterase, whose product is MHWNFRRCLSTVWIVGVCAWLGGCGGEGLLPQLTKSARLTGESEVALELRLALERTTGPVKVRFFGRPATAAGPDFHLVALPDTQYYSQNFTHIFRTQAGYIAAQRDALNIAAVLHLGDIVNRPTPLQMGFADEAVRVLESVPDLPFGLCVGNHDQSPHGHPAGTAAFNTWFGVERFATQSWYGGHFGDDNDNHFILFSSGGLDFIALFLEYDPTVNLDVVDWADAVLAAHPDRRAIVCTHHLLDPPVFGGDFSPQGRALYTRLREHENLFLMLGGHMCEANRRTLNHDGRIVHAVLSDYQCRPNGGDGWLRLLHFSPARNTIFVTTYSPTRDAWLVVSEHRFALPYDMGGDETPFAELGQIVLRPGQEGAVIWTGLEPGRAYEWYATADTGTTTSVGMLQQTVVKQGVHTLPVRLPVAP